In Legionella sp. PATHC035, a genomic segment contains:
- a CDS encoding coiled coil protein produces MTLSKQSLSEVLTPIEYKALDNKLAESIKTKIDDDPNSSINLSLFGLQDSDSLRRFLLTPAGETTTERLVTEKENERAIEEWQQQQLQEQIRMEEQRRAFFHFLMEEDEAEAKKAQNELIAMQQEKTMKDEQKAQQKATPPEPNKATQEAIKGYDNTIKQLEEDRKALENRSKKLAQEKNLIENKYDAMEKSLDDAPKFEEQSEAEIRAEIEKLQERANEIADEMMDPKLKLTDEQVYAKGHQLNAIESKIANLNDIIATKKEGGKQFVDAQGKPASMKDAAFVIPRNKEIVKDKNGNYFLIKKGESFDQMTPSQKEEAQKAFQREKKDIQVVRDVVKDTKKEALEFNAKSIAENDKALHLNALSLAQNKAEKTMLENQARLMQSARATVQQSLQQNPTDNLALKAPRSTLTTPSVPLPTLAQTPQSSKVGSTPIQTPQQIFNAAFVQTLNQGQKPGTQTTWGKLFKFVDEIQDPRVKEEADKFLTDEAKKSQSKDKPSTLDNLKEMLKQTPVPEVTMNAFLKHMAAFEEAYKENVTPEQGPIEQQKREPDTISPSATNM; encoded by the coding sequence ATGACGCTATCGAAACAATCCCTCTCTGAAGTGCTTACACCCATTGAATATAAAGCCCTGGATAACAAATTAGCTGAATCGATAAAAACTAAGATAGATGATGATCCTAATTCTTCAATAAATCTTAGCCTTTTTGGTCTACAAGATTCTGACAGTTTAAGACGTTTTTTGTTAACCCCTGCTGGAGAAACAACAACGGAGAGGCTTGTTACTGAAAAAGAAAACGAGAGAGCTATTGAAGAATGGCAGCAGCAGCAACTTCAAGAACAAATCCGGATGGAGGAACAAAGAAGGGCCTTTTTCCATTTTCTCATGGAAGAGGATGAAGCAGAAGCTAAAAAAGCTCAAAATGAGTTGATCGCAATGCAACAAGAAAAAACGATGAAAGATGAGCAAAAAGCGCAGCAAAAAGCAACCCCTCCTGAACCAAACAAAGCCACCCAGGAAGCCATTAAAGGTTATGATAATACGATAAAACAGCTTGAAGAAGATCGAAAGGCACTTGAGAACCGTTCAAAAAAGTTAGCACAAGAGAAAAATTTAATTGAAAATAAATATGATGCGATGGAGAAGAGTTTAGACGACGCTCCTAAGTTCGAAGAACAATCAGAAGCAGAGATTCGAGCTGAAATCGAAAAACTCCAAGAACGGGCCAATGAAATCGCTGATGAGATGATGGATCCGAAATTAAAGCTAACCGACGAGCAAGTTTATGCAAAAGGACATCAGCTCAATGCCATCGAATCAAAAATTGCCAACTTGAATGATATAATCGCTACTAAAAAAGAAGGCGGAAAACAATTCGTTGATGCTCAGGGAAAACCCGCTAGCATGAAAGATGCTGCTTTTGTTATTCCTCGAAATAAAGAAATTGTCAAAGATAAAAATGGAAATTATTTTCTAATCAAAAAAGGGGAATCCTTTGATCAGATGACCCCAAGCCAAAAAGAGGAAGCGCAAAAAGCGTTCCAACGTGAGAAAAAGGACATTCAAGTCGTAAGAGATGTTGTAAAAGACACCAAAAAAGAGGCATTAGAATTCAACGCGAAAAGTATTGCAGAGAATGATAAAGCATTACACCTCAATGCACTGAGTCTTGCACAAAACAAAGCAGAAAAAACAATGCTAGAAAACCAGGCGAGGTTAATGCAATCAGCACGTGCCACAGTACAGCAGTCTTTACAACAAAATCCAACGGACAATTTAGCGTTGAAAGCACCTCGCTCCACTCTCACTACCCCTTCAGTTCCATTGCCAACATTAGCTCAAACACCACAATCATCCAAAGTCGGCTCAACTCCAATTCAGACTCCGCAACAAATTTTTAATGCGGCATTTGTCCAAACACTGAATCAAGGACAAAAGCCAGGTACTCAAACAACTTGGGGTAAATTATTTAAATTTGTCGATGAAATTCAAGATCCACGAGTGAAAGAGGAAGCAGATAAATTCCTAACAGATGAGGCCAAAAAAAGCCAATCAAAAGATAAGCCATCTACCCTGGATAATCTAAAGGAAATGTTAAAGCAAACCCCAGTGCCTGAAGTCACCATGAATGCATTCCTGAAGCATATGGCTGCATTTGAAGAAGCCTATAAGGAGAATGTCACCCCAGAACAGGGTCCGATAGAACAACAAAAACGAGAACCCGATACCATATCACCCTCCGCTACGAATATGTAG
- a CDS encoding MerR family transcriptional regulator, whose amino-acid sequence MHDKKISEFAKLCGVGVETIRYYQRQGLLHVPLRHNQFGTGKIRRYGDNDISRLRFILLAKKAGFTLKEIKELLDFDANNDRERVRDMAQKRIEKLNLKINELREARNTLSLLVAQCRDSISSPCPILMTFEKS is encoded by the coding sequence ATGCATGATAAGAAAATTAGTGAATTTGCTAAATTATGTGGAGTTGGGGTTGAAACCATACGTTATTATCAACGCCAAGGTCTACTTCATGTCCCGTTGCGTCACAATCAATTTGGAACCGGAAAAATAAGACGTTATGGTGATAATGATATAAGCCGTTTAAGGTTTATCCTGTTAGCTAAAAAAGCAGGCTTTACTCTAAAAGAAATAAAAGAACTCTTAGATTTTGATGCGAATAATGATCGGGAGCGTGTAAGAGACATGGCTCAAAAGCGTATTGAAAAACTTAACCTAAAAATTAATGAGTTAAGAGAGGCTCGTAACACGTTATCACTTTTGGTAGCTCAATGTAGAGACAGTATTTCTTCGCCTTGTCCGATTCTAATGACTTTTGAAAAAAGTTAA
- a CDS encoding glutaredoxin: MSNPSIKKAILYRMVMKHHVCPYGLKARDLLKRQGYEVEDNWLSTREQVNAFKQKHDVKTTPQTFIHGERIGGYDDLRRHFKKKFRDPKEKSYRPVIVLFVITAMMATSVSYAFFGNLFTVSALGWFIAFSMAVLALLKLQNIESFSTMFLNYDLLAKRWVPYSYIYPYAEGSAGILMISGTLNWFSIPVALFIGTVGSLSVFKAVYIDKRELKCACVGGDSNVPLGFISLTENLMMIGTALSMLIM; the protein is encoded by the coding sequence ATGAGCAATCCTTCTATTAAAAAAGCAATTCTGTATCGCATGGTGATGAAACATCACGTTTGTCCCTATGGCCTTAAAGCTAGAGATTTATTGAAGCGCCAAGGTTATGAGGTGGAAGATAATTGGCTATCAACACGTGAGCAAGTCAATGCGTTCAAACAAAAGCACGATGTGAAAACCACACCTCAAACTTTTATCCATGGAGAGCGGATTGGGGGTTATGATGATTTGCGACGTCACTTTAAGAAGAAGTTCAGAGATCCTAAAGAAAAAAGTTATCGACCAGTCATAGTACTTTTTGTAATTACTGCGATGATGGCAACATCAGTGAGTTACGCGTTCTTTGGGAACCTGTTTACTGTTAGTGCTTTGGGCTGGTTTATTGCTTTTAGCATGGCAGTTCTTGCTCTATTAAAATTACAGAATATCGAAAGTTTTTCAACGATGTTTCTAAACTATGATCTTTTGGCTAAACGTTGGGTTCCTTACAGCTATATTTATCCATATGCTGAGGGTTCGGCAGGCATATTAATGATTTCAGGAACACTCAATTGGTTTTCCATTCCCGTTGCCTTATTTATTGGAACGGTAGGTTCTCTTTCTGTGTTTAAAGCCGTTTATATCGACAAACGTGAGCTAAAATGCGCCTGTGTGGGGGGCGACAGTAACGTACCTTTAGGATTTATTTCACTCACTGAAAACTTGATGATGATTGGAACGGCTTTATCCATGTTGATTATGTAA
- a CDS encoding bifunctional 4-hydroxy-2-oxoglutarate aldolase/2-dehydro-3-deoxy-phosphogluconate aldolase, whose amino-acid sequence MILDKLLGNQSVIISLDVDNFLFERLQQIKDAGFDLVEINSTDQKLLAQAVARYPSLKIGAGGVIDTQQLENCYQASVHFATSPGYLPEIAQTANVYSFNYLPGVATISEAMAVMSLGYTHVRPFPADLAFCTLLNKCLPHLKLFPAEIEWEEAEHFLNLPAVAAVSIHNPDTKQLNALTTSILA is encoded by the coding sequence ATGATCTTAGATAAGTTACTGGGCAATCAATCTGTAATTATATCACTGGATGTAGACAATTTTTTGTTTGAACGATTACAACAAATTAAAGATGCTGGTTTTGACTTGGTTGAAATTAATTCAACTGATCAAAAATTATTAGCTCAAGCAGTTGCCCGCTACCCATCTCTTAAAATTGGTGCTGGCGGTGTGATTGATACCCAACAACTTGAAAATTGTTATCAGGCAAGTGTGCATTTTGCAACTAGCCCTGGTTATTTACCCGAAATTGCACAAACAGCCAACGTTTACTCATTCAATTACCTACCCGGAGTGGCTACCATTTCAGAAGCAATGGCAGTGATGAGTCTTGGTTACACGCATGTTCGCCCGTTTCCCGCGGATTTGGCTTTTTGTACCCTTTTAAATAAATGCCTTCCTCATCTAAAATTATTTCCCGCTGAAATTGAATGGGAAGAAGCAGAACATTTCCTGAATTTACCTGCAGTAGCCGCAGTGAGTATCCATAATCCAGATACAAAACAGCTCAATGCGCTTACAACAAGCATTTTGGCCTAG
- the lspA gene encoding signal peptidase II: protein MKKWPWFLLSFAVIVFDQASKYLVGVLLTPYKPLPVFPMFNLTLAYNSGAAFSFLSGAGDWHRWFFAGFSLIVSTILAIWLYRTASQAKLLLAGISLILGGAVGNLFDRAYHGYVIDFLDVYYKHHHFATFNVADSAICIGAGFFLLDLLVNKQES from the coding sequence ATGAAAAAATGGCCATGGTTTTTACTTAGTTTTGCAGTAATTGTTTTTGATCAAGCAAGCAAATACTTGGTAGGGGTACTTCTAACTCCGTATAAACCATTGCCTGTTTTTCCCATGTTTAACCTGACCCTGGCCTATAATTCTGGTGCGGCATTTAGTTTTTTAAGCGGTGCTGGAGATTGGCACAGATGGTTTTTTGCCGGTTTTAGTCTCATCGTAAGTACGATACTTGCCATTTGGTTATATCGTACTGCAAGCCAGGCTAAATTACTTTTAGCCGGAATCAGCCTCATTTTAGGGGGGGCAGTGGGTAATTTGTTCGATAGGGCCTATCATGGTTATGTGATTGATTTTCTCGATGTCTATTATAAACATCATCATTTCGCTACTTTTAACGTTGCTGACAGCGCGATTTGTATCGGTGCTGGATTCTTTCTTTTGGATCTATTAGTGAATAAACAGGAGTCCTAA
- the ileS gene encoding isoleucine--tRNA ligase, protein MAEYKDTLNLPNTSFPMKASLATREPEVLANWQTKKVYEQIRRARAGSKRFILHDGPPYANGHLHCGHALNKILKDIIIKSKSLSGYDAPFVPGWDCHGLPIELNVEKKIGRVGDKVSAKVFRAKCREYAASQIDIQRDEFQRLGVFGDWYNPYVTMDFRYEANIVRALGLMIKNGHLQQGFKPVHWCIDCGSALAEAEVDYDEKTSPSIDVAFFAVKPEEFIDLFNVNAETKPLSLPIWTTTPWTLPANEAVCLHPAIDYSLVDTGDSYLILATDLVESAMARYQMSQYAIRGSAKGKAFEHLKLKHPFYDRVVPVILGEHVTTESGTGSVHTAPAHGPDDYLVGQAYNLPLINPVKGNGCFADDVALFAGLSVLKANDTILGVLAEKGVLLAKENIRHSYPHCWRHKSPMIFLATPQWFISMDKSQLREHIVNEIEKVTWVPDWGKARISNMVENRPDWCISRQRAWGTPMPLFVHNTTRELHPNTLEFIEKIALVIEKSGIDAWFELDKRDLLGDDAEFYDKINDTMDVWFDSGVTHFCVLQQNNALAFPADIYFEGSDQHRGWFNSSLTTSVAMYGVAPYKTVLTHGYTVDAEGKKLSKSKGNYVALDQLVNQHGADILRLWVASTDYRHEVSISDEIIKRNADAYRRIRNTARFLLANLFDFDPAVDCVQDKDLLELDKWALKRSQGLQEEIIEAYEGYQFHIIYQKIHNFCAVDMGSFYLDLIKDRQYTTAKESKARRSCQTAMYHIVRAFTLWLAPILSFTAEEIGRYIPGYNQESVFTELWYDAWPKIDDVNMADWDELHLIRDEVNKALEETRQKGEIGSALAAEVTLYADDKVLPKLTRLGEELRFLLITSGAIVHPKSSVPAGLSTTPYGVSIAVSASSHEKCARCWHRRPDVGQDSQHPELCLRCVGNISGQEEMRQFI, encoded by the coding sequence ATGGCAGAATATAAAGATACATTAAATCTTCCGAATACTTCATTTCCAATGAAGGCAAGCTTGGCTACTCGAGAGCCTGAAGTTTTGGCCAATTGGCAGACCAAAAAGGTATATGAACAAATTCGTAGAGCACGTGCTGGAAGTAAGCGTTTTATTTTGCATGATGGTCCTCCTTATGCAAATGGTCATTTACATTGCGGACATGCGTTAAATAAAATTCTGAAAGATATTATCATTAAATCCAAATCACTCAGCGGATATGATGCACCATTTGTCCCTGGATGGGATTGTCATGGATTGCCTATAGAGCTCAATGTAGAGAAAAAGATAGGTCGTGTTGGCGATAAGGTATCCGCCAAGGTATTTCGTGCTAAATGTCGTGAGTATGCTGCCAGTCAAATCGACATCCAACGTGATGAATTTCAACGACTCGGGGTTTTTGGAGATTGGTATAATCCTTATGTAACTATGGATTTTCGCTATGAGGCCAATATCGTACGCGCTCTCGGTTTGATGATCAAAAACGGCCATTTGCAACAAGGCTTTAAACCCGTACATTGGTGTATTGATTGCGGTTCTGCCTTGGCAGAAGCTGAGGTCGACTATGATGAGAAGACTTCACCATCAATCGATGTCGCTTTTTTTGCAGTAAAGCCTGAAGAGTTTATTGACCTATTTAATGTAAACGCAGAAACAAAACCGCTAAGCCTGCCTATTTGGACTACTACGCCTTGGACCTTACCTGCTAACGAAGCGGTATGCTTGCATCCAGCAATTGATTATTCTTTAGTCGATACAGGCGATTCTTATTTGATTCTTGCCACCGATTTGGTCGAATCTGCGATGGCCCGTTATCAGATGAGTCAATATGCTATTCGTGGCTCGGCAAAGGGAAAAGCTTTTGAGCATTTGAAATTAAAACATCCTTTTTATGATCGAGTTGTACCCGTCATACTAGGGGAGCATGTTACAACTGAATCAGGTACTGGAAGTGTGCATACTGCACCTGCTCATGGTCCAGATGATTATCTGGTAGGACAAGCCTATAATTTACCCTTAATTAATCCTGTTAAAGGAAATGGTTGTTTTGCTGATGATGTAGCTTTGTTTGCTGGACTTTCTGTATTAAAAGCGAATGACACCATTTTGGGAGTTTTGGCTGAAAAAGGTGTTCTTTTAGCGAAAGAAAATATTAGACACAGTTACCCTCATTGCTGGCGACATAAATCACCCATGATTTTCTTGGCTACGCCTCAATGGTTTATCTCTATGGATAAAAGTCAATTAAGAGAGCATATTGTTAACGAAATCGAGAAAGTAACTTGGGTTCCTGATTGGGGGAAAGCGCGTATCAGCAACATGGTCGAAAATAGGCCTGACTGGTGTATATCAAGACAAAGAGCTTGGGGAACCCCTATGCCTTTGTTTGTTCATAACACGACTCGTGAATTGCACCCAAATACCCTGGAGTTCATTGAAAAGATTGCGTTAGTTATTGAGAAATCTGGTATTGATGCTTGGTTTGAATTGGATAAAAGAGATCTACTAGGGGATGATGCCGAGTTTTATGACAAAATTAATGACACTATGGATGTGTGGTTCGATTCCGGTGTAACCCACTTCTGTGTTTTGCAGCAAAATAATGCATTGGCATTTCCCGCAGACATTTATTTTGAAGGTTCCGATCAGCATCGCGGTTGGTTTAACTCGTCACTAACTACTTCAGTAGCCATGTATGGAGTCGCTCCTTATAAAACGGTATTGACCCATGGTTATACTGTGGATGCTGAGGGTAAAAAGCTTTCTAAATCCAAAGGAAATTATGTTGCTTTAGATCAACTCGTCAATCAGCATGGTGCTGACATATTGCGCTTATGGGTAGCGTCGACAGATTATCGTCATGAAGTGAGTATTTCGGATGAAATTATCAAACGAAATGCAGATGCCTATCGAAGAATTCGTAATACCGCGCGCTTTTTGTTGGCGAATTTATTCGATTTTGATCCAGCCGTGGATTGCGTGCAAGACAAAGATCTTTTGGAATTAGATAAATGGGCATTAAAACGCAGCCAAGGGTTACAAGAAGAAATTATAGAAGCCTATGAAGGCTATCAATTTCATATTATCTATCAAAAAATTCATAATTTCTGTGCGGTAGATATGGGAAGTTTTTATCTTGATTTGATTAAGGACAGACAATACACCACGGCAAAAGAAAGTAAAGCGAGACGTTCTTGCCAAACTGCTATGTATCATATAGTTCGTGCATTTACACTTTGGCTTGCACCGATATTGTCCTTTACTGCCGAGGAAATAGGTCGCTATATCCCTGGTTACAATCAAGAGTCCGTGTTTACCGAGCTATGGTATGATGCGTGGCCCAAAATAGACGATGTGAATATGGCGGACTGGGACGAACTGCATTTAATTCGTGACGAGGTCAATAAGGCTCTCGAAGAAACGCGCCAAAAAGGAGAAATTGGTTCTGCCTTAGCTGCTGAGGTTACCTTATATGCAGACGATAAAGTTCTACCTAAGCTCACTCGTTTGGGCGAGGAATTGCGCTTTTTATTAATCACCTCTGGGGCAATCGTACATCCCAAGAGCTCAGTTCCAGCTGGATTATCTACTACGCCTTATGGTGTGTCCATTGCCGTTTCTGCAAGTTCGCATGAAAAATGTGCTCGTTGTTGGCACCGAAGACCTGATGTTGGTCAAGACAGTCAGCATCCTGAGTTGTGTTTACGGTGTGTTGGTAATATTAGTGGTCAAGAGGAAATGAGGCAATTTATATGA
- the ribF gene encoding bifunctional riboflavin kinase/FAD synthetase, translating into MKLLRGIQHFSAFDKGVVATIGNFDGVHLGHQNLLKTLRNKANHLKLPLVLILFEPQPREYFQQEKAPARLSSLREKLDVLRSCQIDYVYCIKFDNALAQTTATEFVRTYLFSILNVKHLLIGEDFRFGKNREGDVSLLMKLGAEQACDVSIYSNFCINEDRISSTRIRMALQHGDMNTAAKYLGRLYSICGRVLHGDGRGRQWGIPTANLALHRTSLPLQGVFVVQVRIASKIVYGVANVGRRPTVDGSKNILEVHLFDFDQSIYGQLLQVFFLHKLRDEVKFTSVDALIAQIYDDIAAAKEFLRDYNELPQYQNLGVDLNAS; encoded by the coding sequence ATGAAATTGTTGCGCGGCATTCAACATTTTTCTGCTTTTGATAAAGGCGTGGTCGCTACTATTGGTAATTTTGATGGGGTGCACTTGGGCCATCAAAATCTTCTTAAGACTTTAAGAAACAAAGCAAATCACTTAAAGTTGCCTTTGGTCCTTATTTTATTTGAACCTCAGCCCAGAGAATACTTTCAACAGGAGAAAGCGCCCGCAAGACTCTCGAGCTTAAGAGAGAAATTGGATGTATTGCGTTCATGTCAGATCGATTATGTGTACTGTATTAAATTTGATAATGCATTAGCGCAAACAACAGCCACTGAGTTTGTCCGCACTTATTTATTTTCTATATTAAATGTGAAACATCTTCTGATCGGTGAAGACTTCCGGTTTGGTAAAAACAGGGAAGGGGATGTGAGTTTATTAATGAAACTTGGTGCAGAACAAGCCTGTGATGTGAGTATTTATTCAAACTTTTGCATTAATGAAGACCGAATTAGTTCAACCCGAATTAGAATGGCCTTACAGCATGGTGATATGAATACAGCAGCAAAGTATTTAGGTAGGCTGTATAGTATTTGTGGTCGTGTATTACATGGGGACGGTCGCGGGCGTCAGTGGGGAATTCCTACGGCAAATCTTGCGCTTCATCGTACTTCGTTGCCTTTACAGGGTGTATTTGTAGTTCAAGTTCGAATCGCATCCAAAATAGTGTATGGCGTAGCCAATGTCGGACGTCGCCCGACAGTGGATGGAAGCAAGAATATTTTGGAAGTGCATCTGTTTGATTTTGATCAGTCAATTTATGGCCAATTATTGCAGGTGTTTTTCTTGCACAAATTGCGTGATGAGGTTAAATTCACTTCAGTGGATGCTTTAATTGCGCAGATTTATGATGATATTGCGGCAGCTAAAGAATTCCTCAGGGATTATAATGAACTACCTCAATATCAAAATCTGGGTGTCGATTTGAATGCAAGCTGA
- a CDS encoding universal stress protein, whose translation MYKRVLFATDFDEVGIIAAHKAKKIADENGADLILVHVVEPIPAYAYPGFAGFAEVELSIREQAEKELNELGQKLGVDAKHRFIEFGSTKNEILRVAQERQIDLIVTGSHGKHGLSLLLGSTANSILHGAQCDVLIVRSITPEKHTKEKHA comes from the coding sequence ATGTATAAGAGGGTATTGTTTGCTACTGACTTTGATGAAGTTGGTATTATAGCAGCGCATAAGGCAAAAAAAATTGCTGATGAGAATGGTGCTGACTTGATATTAGTTCATGTCGTAGAACCCATTCCTGCTTATGCTTATCCTGGTTTTGCCGGGTTTGCTGAGGTTGAATTATCCATTCGTGAGCAAGCTGAAAAAGAGCTCAATGAATTGGGTCAAAAATTGGGAGTAGATGCAAAACACCGATTTATTGAATTTGGTTCCACTAAAAATGAAATTTTAAGAGTGGCTCAAGAGCGACAAATTGACTTGATTGTCACCGGTAGTCATGGCAAACATGGTCTTTCATTATTGTTAGGTTCCACAGCAAATTCCATTTTACATGGTGCTCAATGTGATGTTTTGATTGTCCGCTCAATTACACCAGAGAAGCATACGAAAGAGAAGCATGCATAA
- a CDS encoding tetratricopeptide repeat protein — MNEWWLLGALAALTGLACIFMVSPFRRRFIASLLLFPTVFLMAFTAYFYWGGFGGWQQYVHHLKSQEQAKKILESVKSPQELIDKLKAKLDDSPESAKGWYLLGRLYSSQNDKQNAVNAFAKAYQFNPDDEQFAVNYAHSLWVLNNQQFTEQITELFRRLLKNNPNQADALAMLAMDAFVSHAYEDAISYWQRLLKLAPEQSEEAQAIRKAIAKAEERIQLRDKNLD; from the coding sequence ATGAATGAATGGTGGTTGTTGGGAGCCTTAGCCGCTCTAACTGGATTAGCTTGTATTTTCATGGTTTCTCCATTCAGACGCCGTTTTATTGCCAGTTTGCTCTTGTTTCCTACTGTGTTTTTGATGGCATTTACGGCATATTTTTATTGGGGCGGTTTTGGCGGTTGGCAGCAGTATGTTCACCACCTGAAGTCCCAGGAACAAGCTAAAAAAATATTGGAATCGGTTAAGAGTCCTCAAGAATTAATCGATAAATTAAAAGCAAAATTGGATGATAGTCCTGAGAGTGCTAAGGGTTGGTATCTTTTAGGGCGTTTATACAGTAGCCAAAATGACAAGCAAAATGCAGTGAATGCTTTTGCTAAAGCCTATCAGTTTAATCCGGATGATGAACAATTTGCAGTGAATTATGCGCACAGTTTGTGGGTATTAAATAATCAGCAATTTACTGAGCAGATTACTGAGCTATTTAGACGATTATTAAAAAATAATCCCAACCAGGCGGATGCCCTCGCGATGCTTGCGATGGATGCTTTTGTCAGTCATGCCTATGAAGATGCAATAAGTTATTGGCAGCGTTTATTAAAATTGGCACCAGAGCAATCAGAAGAAGCTCAAGCCATTCGCAAGGCAATTGCCAAAGCTGAAGAACGCATTCAGTTGAGAGATAAAAATTTGGATTAA
- a CDS encoding cytochrome c-type biogenesis protein, translating to MFWGVLIFLGSPAWANSTYPLDSAQKEAQFNHLLKDLRCLVCQNQDLADSNAELAKDLRAQVYQMVKEGKSDSEISDYLTARYGDFILFNPPVKAVTYLLWFGPILFLVLGFVIFWRTCFRMRERERT from the coding sequence ATATTTTGGGGCGTTTTAATTTTTTTAGGTTCGCCTGCTTGGGCAAACAGTACTTATCCTTTGGATTCCGCTCAAAAGGAAGCTCAGTTTAATCATCTACTTAAAGACTTACGTTGTTTGGTTTGTCAAAATCAAGATCTGGCCGACTCTAATGCAGAATTGGCCAAAGACTTGCGTGCCCAGGTGTATCAAATGGTAAAGGAAGGGAAGAGTGATTCTGAAATCAGTGATTATCTGACTGCTCGTTATGGCGATTTTATATTGTTTAACCCCCCGGTTAAGGCAGTAACTTATTTATTGTGGTTTGGACCTATTTTATTTTTAGTATTAGGGTTTGTTATTTTTTGGCGGACTTGTTTTCGAATGCGAGAGAGGGAAAGGACCTAA
- a CDS encoding DsbE family thiol:disulfide interchange protein produces MKRIGWKVAPITLFLLLCIFLWRGLSLNPHELPSVQLGKSLPPFSLPQLNNPNSFFDSKQLRGQVVLLNVWASWCAACVEEQVLMLQLAREGIPIYGLNYKDQSVNALRWLEQWGNPYKLVIEDRDGKVAIDLGVYGAPETFVIDKQGIIRYRHVGIMTQKVWLKEILPLIKRLEQA; encoded by the coding sequence ATGAAAAGAATAGGATGGAAAGTAGCTCCAATTACTCTTTTTTTATTGCTTTGTATTTTTCTTTGGCGTGGTTTATCTTTAAATCCCCATGAGCTGCCTTCGGTGCAACTTGGTAAGTCATTACCTCCATTTAGTCTACCGCAATTGAATAATCCGAATTCATTTTTTGATTCCAAGCAGTTGCGTGGTCAGGTTGTTTTGCTAAATGTTTGGGCAAGTTGGTGTGCGGCCTGTGTCGAGGAACAGGTTCTCATGTTGCAACTGGCACGTGAAGGTATACCAATTTATGGATTAAATTATAAAGATCAATCGGTTAATGCACTTCGATGGTTAGAGCAGTGGGGAAATCCTTATAAGCTCGTGATTGAAGATAGGGATGGAAAAGTGGCTATCGATTTAGGTGTTTATGGCGCACCAGAAACCTTTGTCATTGATAAGCAAGGAATAATTCGGTATCGACATGTTGGCATCATGACACAAAAGGTATGGCTAAAAGAAATTTTACCTTTAATCAAACGTTTGGAGCAGGCCTAG